DNA from Agathobaculum sp. NTUH-O15-33:
AAGACGAAGGTATGCTCGACTTCCTCCGAAACAATCTTGGTACCGGCCACATGGCCCACCAAAATACAGGTGAGGAAGGCGACGATCGGCATGAGCACCGAGTTGGAGATGAAATCGAAGAAATCAAGGAACGCCATGCCGAGGATTTGTACCGAGGCGAGCGGGCCATAGCCTAGGCAGGAAGGCACGCCCAGAACCAGAATGACCGCGGTGACCAGCATGGTCGCGGCGCGGCGGCCCCAGTGCAGCTTATCCCGCACGATGGAGACCACGGTCTCCATCAACGAAATGGACGAGGTGAGCGCCGCGAACAGCACCAGCAGGAAGAACGCGCAGCCCACCACGCGGCCCATCCACATGCGCTCGAACACCTTGGGCAGCGTGCCGAACATCAAACCGGGGCCCGCGTTGATTCCGGAGGGATCGCCGCCGTTGAAGGCGACGACGGCGGGTACGATCATCAGACCCGCGATAAAAGCGATCGCGGTATCGAAAATCTCGATCTGGCCAACCGAACGCTCCAAATTGCCCTGCTGCGTGTAGGAACCGTAGGTGATCATAATGCCCATGGCGAGCGACATGGAGTAGAACATCTGCCCCATGGCGGCCAGCACGGTGGTAAAGGAAAAGTCCGAAAAATCAGGCAGCAGGTAGAACTTTAAGCCCTCCATCGCGCCCGGCATGGTCAAGGAGAAGGCCGCTACGACAATGGACAGAAGCACCAAAACCGGCATAAGAAATTTGGATACTTTTTCAATGCCCTTTTCCACGCCCAACAGTACGACCACGGCGGTGAGCAGCACGTACAGAAGGAACCAGAACAGCGGCGTGGCTAACAGGCCGCTGCCTACAAAGCCGATAAAATTGCCGAAATAAGAATCGCCCGCAAGCGCGGCGCCGCCGCCGGATACATATTCAAAGAAATATTTCGCCACCCAGCCGCCGATGACACAGTAGTACGGCGTGATGATGACAGGCACCAGAGCGGCCAGCCAGCCGAGGAAGGAAAAACGCTTATCAAGCGCCTTGTACGCGCCGATGCAGCTCAACCCGGTGCGGCGGCCAATCGCAATCTCCGTGATCATCAGCGCAAAGCCGAAGGTAACGGCGAGGATCAGGTATACCAGCAGGAAAATGCCGCCGCCGTACTTGGCCGCCAGATAGGGAAAACGCCAGATATTGCCCAGCCCCACCGCCGAGCCCGCCGCGGCCAGCACAAAGCCGATGCGGCTGGAAAAACTACTTCTCTTTTTCTCCATGTTGCTTGAAAACTCCTTCTCATTTCTCTTTGTTCCGCCTTACCCCCGGCGGGTTCATTCCATCAGGTTAAAATCGCGCAGATAGCCGTATGCGTCCAGCAGATTGGAAAGATGATAGTCCGCCACGATATCCGCCTGACAGGGCGTCGCGCCTTCCGGCAGGGGCGTGGCTTCCACCCCTAATGTTTGCAGCCGCGCCGCGTTTTCCCACCCGATGCGGCCGGATTCATCCATCGCGCAAAGCGCGGTGAGCTCCTGCAGCATGGTCCCGGCGAGCTGCTCGCAGCCGCGCAGATAAACGGCCTGCCGGTCGTGGTCCGCGTGGCGGAACAGGTTTTGCTTTTCATAGATCGCAAGCTCGTCCCCGATGCGGCCAAGCTGCGCCTGCAGCGAGGAAAGATCGGGGTAGCCGCCTCTTGCCACGCGCGCGCCGATGTAATCGGGCAGCGTTTGCAAATAATGCATGAAAAGCTGGGCGATCTGCCGCCGGTTGTTGTAGGGCTTTACCGCGATATTGATGATAAGCGCCGTGCCCAGACCGATCGACGTGTCGAATAAGCGGTTTACGCCATACAGAAACGCGCCGTCCGCCGGTGATAGGCAGATCGAAACGAACACGATGCACGCGAGCGGCACGGCAAATTGCAGCTGTAGCCGCACGCACAGAAGGATCAGCGCGACAATGCCTACCGCAATGCCCACATACCGGTAACCGGGCAGCAGCGTGACGAACAGCCAGCCGAAGCCCGCGCCGAAAAAAATGCCTGCCAGCTGGGTCAGGCAGGACTGGACAGCGTCCCCAAGTGTGCGGTTCATCGCAACGATAGCGCCGATCGCGGCGAATATCGGCGCCGGGCTGCCGCGCAGATCGGCAAGCAGCAACGCAGTCGCAACCGCGGCCGCCGTTTTGACAGTCCGCAAACCGACGTGCGGCAGCAGCTTGCTCATATGGTATACGCCTCCACAAATAATATCGCTATTATACCACAGCGGCATGCGCAAATAAAGCTATAGCACCCGCTACGCGCCGCTGATGGTATAATGATTTAATAGGCGGTATAATAGCCGTTTCGCGGCTATTATACCATGGACGGGCCAATTCTACAACCCAAAAATAAATTTTCAGCTTTGCCACCCTGTAAAACAAGACGGTGGGGAAGGTTTTCGCTTCCTGTCCCAAGACGACTATTATACGCCTATAGATATAATTATACCATCAGCGGCGCTTAGGTGCGTTTTGACTCTTTGGAATTGCCTGTCGCTGTGGTATAATAGCAATAAACAGCTATATAACTAAGGAGCGTTAATAATGAAGCAATATAAATTCGGCGTCATCGGCGCGGGCAATATGGGAATGGCGATCACAGAGGGCGCGGTGCGCGCGGGCTTTTTTACGCCCCAGCAGGTGCTTCTGTTTAACCGCAGCGAGGAAAAACGGGCGAAAAACGCCGCCGCGGGCTACGCCGTGACCGGCGACTATACCGAGGTGTACCAGAACTGCGATACCGTCGTTTTGGGCGTCAAGCCGCAAAACTTTGACGAGCTTTTGCCGGTGCTGGCCGCCAATACGCCAGAGGAAAAGCCGCTGCTTCTGTCCATCGCGGCGGGCATGACCTTTGCAAAAATGGAAAAAGCGCTCGGCGCGGATACCGCGATCATCCGTATTATGCCCAATACGCCGCTGATGATCGGCGAGGGCGCGTCCGCATTGGTGAAAAACACGGCGGCAAAGGATGGTCAGTTGGATTTCGCGGTCCAGCTGTTCGGCACCATGGGCGTTACCGCCGTGTTTGCGGGCGAGCAAATGCTCAATGAAGTCATTCCATATAACGGCTCGTTCCCGGCCTATGTTTATGCCTTTGCGGACGCTATGGTGCAAAGCGCCGAGCAGCACGGCATCGGCGAGCGGCAGGCGCTCGAGCTGGTCTGTCAAACCATGATCGGTTCGGCCAAAATGCTGCTTGCGGGCGGCAAATCCCCGGCCGAGTTGATCCGCGCGGTCTGTTCGCCCGGCGGTACGACGCTGGAAGCCATGAATGTGATCGAAACGCGCGGCCTTGCCGGTATCCTTGCCGAAGCAAGCGATAAGTGCATCGCCCGCGCCTATGAATTGGGTAAATAAACGGAATCATACAGCGCCGCCTGCAATCGATTTATTGACTTTGCACGCCCTGTGTGGTAAAGTGATTGTATCCAGAATCATGAGAGGAAGTGGATACCGTGAAAAAATCGACGAAATTTAAAACAGGTATGCTTCTGATGAGCCTAGCGGTTGCGGCCGGCGCTACCACTGCGGCCATCTTATTACAAAAAAAGCGCGAAGAAGAAGTTTATCACGAGGCCGAACTGAAGGCGATGGATGAGCTGGAAGAAATGATGCGCGCCGAATCCGAATGCGATTCCTGCTCGTGCGCCGAAGAATGCGCCGCGGCGGATGCAGAATATCAGGACTCGTTCGATGAATCCGTGCCCGAAGAGGAGCCGGAGGAAGCGGAAGACGCCGAACCGGCGGACGATACGGACGAAGAGGCATAATCCAAACCAAATATCTGCGGGCGGAGAAGCCATTCTCCGCCTGTTGTTTTCTGCAAATGGAAGGAGCAACACGCTATGATCGAATACGAAGGCCGCGTTTTTCGGCCCCCGTCCGAGGCTTACAGCCTGATCGTGCAGGTCACGATCGGGTGCAGCCACAATAAATGCACATTTTGCGATATGTACAAGGAAAAGCAGTTCCGCGTGCGGAAGCTGGAGGAGGTCAAGCACGATTTTGATATCGCGCGCCGCCAGTACCGCCGCGTCGAGCGCATCTTTTTGGCCGACGGCGACGCGCTCATGTGCCGCCCCGCGCATCTGGCCGAGATCCTGCGCTATATCCGCGAGCTTTTCCCCGAATGCGAGCGCGTGACGAGCTATGGCTCGCCCGCGTCCATTCTGGTTAAGCAGCAGGCCGATCTTGATCTGCTGCACTCGCTCGGTCTGGACATGATCTATCTGGGTCTGGAATCCGGCTCGGACGAGGTGCTGCGCCGTATCAATAAGGGCGAAACCGCCGATGAGATCGTCCGCGCGGGGC
Protein-coding regions in this window:
- a CDS encoding sodium-dependent transporter, with amino-acid sequence MEKKRSSFSSRIGFVLAAAGSAVGLGNIWRFPYLAAKYGGGIFLLVYLILAVTFGFALMITEIAIGRRTGLSCIGAYKALDKRFSFLGWLAALVPVIITPYYCVIGGWVAKYFFEYVSGGGAALAGDSYFGNFIGFVGSGLLATPLFWFLLYVLLTAVVVLLGVEKGIEKVSKFLMPVLVLLSIVVAAFSLTMPGAMEGLKFYLLPDFSDFSFTTVLAAMGQMFYSMSLAMGIMITYGSYTQQGNLERSVGQIEIFDTAIAFIAGLMIVPAVVAFNGGDPSGINAGPGLMFGTLPKVFERMWMGRVVGCAFFLLVLFAALTSSISLMETVVSIVRDKLHWGRRAATMLVTAVILVLGVPSCLGYGPLASVQILGMAFLDFFDFISNSVLMPIVAFLTCILVGHVAGTKIVSEEVEHTFVFHRKRLFEVMIRWIAPIMIVCILAGELLRVTGFISI
- a CDS encoding FUSC family protein, giving the protein MSKLLPHVGLRTVKTAAAVATALLLADLRGSPAPIFAAIGAIVAMNRTLGDAVQSCLTQLAGIFFGAGFGWLFVTLLPGYRYVGIAVGIVALILLCVRLQLQFAVPLACIVFVSICLSPADGAFLYGVNRLFDTSIGLGTALIINIAVKPYNNRRQIAQLFMHYLQTLPDYIGARVARGGYPDLSSLQAQLGRIGDELAIYEKQNLFRHADHDRQAVYLRGCEQLAGTMLQELTALCAMDESGRIGWENAARLQTLGVEATPLPEGATPCQADIVADYHLSNLLDAYGYLRDFNLME
- the proC gene encoding pyrroline-5-carboxylate reductase, which encodes MKQYKFGVIGAGNMGMAITEGAVRAGFFTPQQVLLFNRSEEKRAKNAAAGYAVTGDYTEVYQNCDTVVLGVKPQNFDELLPVLAANTPEEKPLLLSIAAGMTFAKMEKALGADTAIIRIMPNTPLMIGEGASALVKNTAAKDGQLDFAVQLFGTMGVTAVFAGEQMLNEVIPYNGSFPAYVYAFADAMVQSAEQHGIGERQALELVCQTMIGSAKMLLAGGKSPAELIRAVCSPGGTTLEAMNVIETRGLAGILAEASDKCIARAYELGK
- a CDS encoding radical SAM protein yields the protein MIEYEGRVFRPPSEAYSLIVQVTIGCSHNKCTFCDMYKEKQFRVRKLEEVKHDFDIARRQYRRVERIFLADGDALMCRPAHLAEILRYIRELFPECERVTSYGSPASILVKQQADLDLLHSLGLDMIYLGLESGSDEVLRRINKGETADEIVRAGLMVKQAGMKLSVTCIAGLGSKELSEEHAVQTAQALSRMKPEYIGLLTLLFELPTPLMRDWQEGRFYLMNPIEIAEETLTLLEHIDAEGSVFRANHASNYVNLAGTLNRDREDMCGRLRQALEGKIGFRSEAYRAR